GTAGGTCACATCATAATGCACCGAGAAGAAGTCCTCCCACTTGGGGATCTTCTTCATCAGCAAAGAGCGAAACGGATCGATGTGATCCGGAGAGATCGTAAAGTGCAGACGCACACGCCCCGACGTATTCTTGGCATACAAAGCTCCCTCAGCGAGATGCTCTTCCATGGGAGTTCGAGTACCTTCGGGATACGTGTGGAAAGGGATGAGTGCCTTAGGCAAATGGCCATAGTTGAGCCCTTTGGACTCGATGAGATTTTCGATGATTGCCTTGTACTCCCCCTGCTGGTGGAGCTTCATCATCGTCTTCCAGTTGTTCACAAGACAGACGCGATTGAGCGTATCTCCGAAGGCAAAAGTCGAAAGATTGTCCAACAATTCTCGAACAGAAGGAGGAGCCGTATCAAGGTCACCCTCTTCATCTGCCAAGAATTTAAACAAGTCCTTGAACATCCTCGAAGCCGCACCCGAAGCCGGGACAAACTTCACGATCTCGGAGCTTGGTTCTTTGAGGACTCTGCTCCACTTATCGAGATAAGTATTCAGTTCCTCTTGGGACAAGGAAGTGATACCACAAGTATCATCCGCAGCCTTGATGATATCGAGAAAAGGGAAGCCCTTCTCAAACCTTCTGAGCTGTTTCTCCACGGTGGACTTGGATATATTTTTCGCCTTGATCTGCTCAAGATCTTCGGGTGTCAATTCAAATGCCTGCATATCGAGCTAATGTGTTTATCTTTTCGAACGAGACCGCATGTCTCTAATCACAAATATATCACTTTTCGTCTGCATAGCCGTGAGAATTTCACTCAGATTTTAGGGAGGGAGCCCCCTTTTCCGAAAGAAGACACCGTGGCACACCGAAAAAAGATATAGGAAGCGAGAAAAAAGGTCGTAAGATTCGATGACGAAAGTCTTACGAATCGATGAAACGAGTTTAACGACTTTTTTTGTACCCCTTTTTGTCACACAAAGCTTCATCTTACTATCCAAGCCCCTCTATCCATATTTTTCGTATCTTAGTACTCGTAATGGTGTGCAAGGTCACACCGACACAAAAGGATAGTAAAAACATCTCTCCATCCCACGATGAGGAGACCAATGCACAGATAACTACGTATGAAGAATTTTATTTTCACCAATCCCACAAAACTGATTTTCGGTAAAGACTCAATAGCTCGTATCACAAACTTCTTGCCAAAAGACGCAATCATCCTCCTGACTTATGGTGGAGGCAGCATCATGAAAAATGGCATCTACGATCAGGTCATGGAGCAACTCAAGGGCTTCAAGGTCGTTCCTTTCGGAGGTATAGAGGCCAATCCGGACATTGCAACCCTCGAAAAAGCCATCGAACTGGGGCGTAAGGAAAAGATCAACTTTATCCTCGCTGTAGGAGGTGGCTCGGTCATCGATGGAAGTAAACTCATCGCCATAGCCATCCCTAGCACCACACCTGCATGGGACATCGTAAAGACCGGCAAGTTTGAGGGAGCAATCCCATTTGGTACAGTGCTCACAGTACCCGCGACAGGCTCGGAGATGAATTCGGGAGCCGTGATTTCGAACCGTGAGACAAAGGAGAAGTTCGGCTTCTACGGTACTTTCCCCCTCTTCTCAGTGATGGATCCGACCTATGCCTACACCCTATCAAAGCACCAGATATCCTGCGGTATAGCAGATGCGTTCATGCACGTCTGTGAGCAGTATCTCACCTACCCTGACCAGAGTGGCGTGATGGACAGAATGTCTGAGGGGATATTGCTCAATCTCATTGACATCTCAAAGTCTCAGGACAAGCTTGCAGAGCACGATTACGACACATTCTGCGAATATATGCTCTCAGCGACCATCGCTCTCAATGGTTTCCTCTCCATGGGTACGGCTCAGGACTGGTTGGCACACATGATCGGACATGAGATCACAGCTCTTACGGGTATCACACATGGGGCTTCGCTCGCGATGGTGTACCCTTCGGTGCTTCGTGTGATGAGACCTCACAAGGAAGGAAAGATCCTACAATATGCCAAGAGAGTATGGGGTATAGAGGGTGACAACACCGATGAAATCGTGACAAAAGCAATCTCAAAAACCGAAGAGTTTTTCCGTTCGCTCGGGCTTGCGGCAAACATGGCCGAAGGCAAGGTGGATCAGAGTGTGGCGGACGAGATCATCCGACGTATGGAGGAAAGAGGTCACAAGTATGGCGAAGGCCGTATCGCCTCTGTCGAGGAGGTGAAAGTGATCCTCAAGGACTCATTGTCCCAAAAGTAAATGACAACCGACCCTAAATAACTTTGCGACAGAGATGGCAAGGACTCAAACATATCCGGTACTCTTCAGAATTACGGTCTTGGCTCTTATCATCACGCTGTTTACCGTAGGGTGTGCATCCAAGGCCGACAGTGGAGAACTGATGATCGAAAAAGATCTCATAGATGCGATCCCCGTGAATGGTGGCACATACCGAGTATTGGTACGCTCCGGAGAGGTGTGGACCGCAACAGCTTCGGACTCTTGGTTCAGGACAGAGAAGAGCGACAGAGGGGTCACAAGGACTATCGTGACCATTGTCGTCGAGCCCAACATGACGACCAACGAACGTAGCGGACAACTTACGTTCACGACCGAAGCAGGTGCCTCGAAGGCCATCACTCTGAAGCAACGTTCAGGTGACATCGAGCCGGACATGATCGACTATCGCCTCCCGGTGATCTTCCACATCCTATACAGTGACCAGAGTAAGCAGGAAGATAAACCTTCAGGTGAGTACATCGCGACCCTCATGGAGAAAGTGAACAAGTACTATCGTCCGGTGGGAGATCCGAGGTTCGGTGAACTACAAGAGGAGGATCGACTCAAGCTCCCAAGAGATGCAAGTGACACGAACCGTCCCAATATGGGAGTGGAGTTCGTCATGGCACAGAGTGCACCTGACGGCAAACCTCTCCCAATACCGGGGATCAACCGTATAAAAGTAGATGCTCCGGAGATCAAATATCAAGACGTCTTGTATGACAAGAAGGGTGGGATATATCAAGGCATGGCTTGGGATCGTAGCAAGTACATCAATGTCTTTGTCTTCAGATTTAAACGAGAGACTCAGGGCGATGGCAATGCTCCGGTTGGAGAGGTGCATGGTGCTGCGTTCTTGCCCTCTCTCGTGAAGGGAAAGAACATCCCCGGTTTTTCAGACTACGATGCTCGTATCCTCGATGAGCTCAACCACTGCATCGTGATCAATACAGTGGCATTCCATAAAGAGGAAAACACTCAAAGGGAACTCTACAATCCGGCAGCGACATTGTCTCACGAGCTCGGGCACTACCTCGGGCTATATCATACATTCTCGGAGAATGAGCAACACAATGCTCTCCTCGATGATTGCGTCGATTCGGATCACTGTGACGACACCCCTTCGTACAACCGTAAGGCTTACGAAGTGAAGAGGCTGCAATATGGCAGCAAAGACAGGTTGACACCGCTACAGTTTGACGAACTGCTACAACGCACGAGTTGTGCACAAAAGAGATATTATGCCACAAACATCATGGACTATGACATTTGCCATCAGGATGCTTTCACAGCCGACCAGCGCAAGCGTATCCGCACGGCACTGTATTATAGCCCGTTGATCCCCGGTCCAAAGTTCTTCAGCAAGGAAGAGTTGCGCTCTGAGGGAGGAGAGATTGTTCATCCGCCGGTAGTTGTCTGTGGGCCACATCATAACCACTAAACAAGGAGAAAAAGGACTCTCTCTGAGATGATCAGAAACAGGGGATACATATACTTTATGCTTGTCTTTGCGGTGCTTCTATCGGGATGCAAGCAGTCTGTCTCTACCGTCGGAACCATAGAGATAGATGCGGATAAACCTGTACTACATGAGGGTAAGCTACCTGTCGGGATCACTCTCGGGGGGCTGAGCAAGAGTGGAAAAGATCTCCTGAGTCCAAACATACTTATCAACAGTGGTTTCGAACTTGCACCAAGACTTGAAAACTGTAGGTATGACTTCTCAAGGCAGTTGCTCACTACGCCGAATGGCTATACGACATTTTATCCTGTGCCTGAGCTACTGTTTGGTTGGAAGTCAAGAGGTGGATTTGTATCTCTTCAAAAGTCCGGCGAACAGTCCTCGGTCAATCAATACCATCTCAGTCTACAACCCGCGAGGGACTCTTTACAGAGAGTCGAGGTCATAAATACCGCAGCCTTTTCGCTCTCGAGAGACAGTCAATATACTTTCAGAGCAAGGCTCAAGAGTTCGAGTGACTCTCTGTCCATAAGCGTTTGTCTTGCGGACACGGCTTGGATGCCGGTGTCTACACCTCAGCGTATCAATGCAGGTCAGATGTGGACTCCGGTATCTGTGACTTTAACGTCCGAAAAAGATGTTTCGCAAGCTCATCTTATGATAAAAGTCGAGGGGAGAGGCACCTCCTTTATAGATGACATCAGACTTGTGCCACAAGGTACAGAAGAGTCTCATGGATTGAGCGGAGAGCTATTGAGATTGATCAGAGAGTTTGACCCGGGCTTTATGAGATTTCCGGATGGACGGACGGCCAACGGCTTTTTCATCGACACCTACCCCGAGTGGACGAGATGGATGGAAACCGAAAGCAGACGTCCGATATGGACGCTGAATCAGCAAGAATACACAGGTGAGTTTGGGCTGAAAGACTTTTTGTCCTTGTCGAAAGAGTTACGAAAACCTCCTATTCTTATCTCGAACATAGGGATCACAGACAGAGGAGCTTCGCCAAGAGCTGAAAACATCAAACTGCTGGATGAGCGAGTAGCATCACACATCGCTTTGGCTCAATACCTCCTCAACATCTACGACATCAGCAAAGACTCTGTCCACCTCTCACCTGCGATACAGCCGGGATATGACATGACCAGCTACGACTATTTCAGGCGTTTCAAAGTCATGAGCGAGAAGTTCAGAGACAATGAAATAGCGATTGACCTGATCAGTTCGGGAGATATTACGAGCTTTCAGAAGTTCAGCAATTATATTTTTGATGTCCCTTGTACCCCTATCTCCTCTCCTGAGCTGTCAGCCATCGTCCCCGACATCCACGATGACGAAGCTATGCTGCGCCAGCCAATCATGCTTGGAGAATGCCATTTCAGCGAGTCCGATAGCTCACTCTTCGTCCCCAAACTTATTCTTAGAGCAGCATTCTTGATCAATGCAGAAAATCAAGTGTCCCATCTCAGAGGTCTGACCGTCACCCCATTTCTTGCAGAGGTGAACGACGGAGCAAAGTATCCCCTCATCCATGTCGATGGAGGCAGATATACTCCGACTGCCCTCTACCACCTGATGAAAGCTTTCATTGCGATGCGAGGGACGACTCTGAGATCTCTAAACGAGCATACCCCTAAAGATCAAAGCCCTTGGTCTCCGCTCTATGCCTCTCTTACCTCAAGTGCAGACAATAAAGTCTTCTACCTCAAGGCGGTCAATACAACTCGTCACCCCCTTCCTTATAAAGTGCTATTCAAGGGGAAAGACTTTTCGCCTAACAAAGTCAGAAGCCTCCACTTTATTCCAAAAGGTAAAACCACAACCACGGAACTGAAGGATTTTGACCATTATTCGACAGTCTCGGACGAAAGAAAGCTCGACACCTCCGACAAGGAGTGGCAATACACATTTAAGCCTTATGAAATAGTGTTCTTTGAGTTTACATCTCGTTAAAAGCGTTCATCATAATGGATATCATTGCGGTACAAGAAAGGGGGGAGACACTCTGGCACGTCGTCAGCAAGAGAAGAGTGCTCGAAGTGATACCAACAGCCGTGTTGGATGCAAGATGTATGTCATCCATTGAGATATCCAAAATGATCTCTCTGCAACTCATCGACAAGCTACCACAGACATTGTGTTCGGTCACGATTTATGGGAAAGAGGATACGCCACGGAGCCGATATACTTTGGAAGAAGCATTACTCCAGCACTTTGACTGCTCGATAGAGATCAAGAAGTATCATCAGTCCGTGGCAGAAGTCCTTTGTGGCGATCGTTCGGGCATCATCGCCACCATCGGAGAGACCTCTGACATGTGGAGGTTTGATGGTTCGAAGGTGACCGACTACAATCCATCATTGGGCTATATCTTTGGAGACAAGGGGAGCAGTACGGTCTTGGGAAAGACACTCATATCCGCCCTACTGACTGAAAAGATATCAACAGATGTGGTCAATGCGTTTTGTATGAGGTTCGGTATCGACATGGAGTGGTTACTTCATCAGGTACAGAACGATCAACTACCCAAAAAGTTCTTGTCCTCCCTGCTCCCGTTCATCAACGATCATAGAGAGGAAGCATCCATTAAAAAATTGATAAACAACACCTTGGAAGATTACCTCAGAATGGACATACTGCCTTACTCAAAAGGTGAAGAGGTACACTTCATCGGAGAGATGAGTGTTTTGTACGACAAACTTCTTTCCGATACGTGTCAAGGCTTGGGCATCCGAATGGGCAAGGTCTTGGCGTCTGTGACAGACACTCTATTATCAACACACATATCCCAATGAATATCAAATACGTCCTCGCTATCCTCTTGCTGATAACGCTCCGGACATGGGAGACTTCGGCACAAGTCAAAGTCGGTGCCGAACGTATCGACGAGATACTCATCTTCACACATGGTAAGCGCATCGGCATAGCCACAAACCATACCGGGATCCTCAATACCCCGGCTCAGACTCACATTATCGACACCCTTCTCAGTCGAGGGGTAAACATCACAGCACTTTTTGCACCGGAGCATGGACTTCGAGGCAACCACGATGCAGGAGCAGTGATCAAGTCCGGCAAGGATGAAAGGACCGATATAGTCGTACATTCTCTGTACGGAACAAATAAACGCCCTACAAGACAACAACTACAAACAGTCGACATGATGCTCTTCGATATGCAGGATGTCGGGGTAAGATTTTACACCTACATCAGCACGATGTATTACATCATGGATGCCTGTGCCGAGTATGGTGTACCTTTGCTCATCCTCGATCGTCCCAATCCTCACGATACTATCGATGGGGCGGTACGGAAAGATCGGAAGTACCGATCGTTCGTCAGTCTCCTCCCGATACCTGCCGTGCATGGACTTACCCTCGGAGAAGCAGCCATGATGATCAATGGTGAAAGGTGGTTGCCTCAGAAGCGCAAGGTCCCCCTCTATGTACTGACAGTCCAAGGATGGAAGCATGGTCAGCCCTACTCCCTCCCCATCCCGCCAAGTCCAAACCTCAAAAGTGACAAAGCCATAGCTCTATATCCCACGATCTGCTATCTCGAAGCGTGCTCGTGGAGTGAGGGGAGAGGGACTCCCTTCCCTTTCGAACAAGTCGGCTATCCCGACAAACGTTGTGGCGCACACTCTTTCATCCCTACTCCTATGCCCGGAGCCTCCGAGCCAAAACACAAAGGAAAGAAATGCTATGGTCCGGTCATCAACAGCTACCGCAGCGGACAAGGCATAGACTTAGACCTCCTGCTGTCTATCGCCAAAACCTCCAAAAGCTATGGCATCACCCTCATCTCGAAGCCCAAACTCTTTGATCTCCTCGCCGGCAATGGCTTACTACGAAAGCAGATCAACTCAGGAACTTCAGTGAAAGAGATCCGAAGGAGCTGGCAAAAAGACATCGAAGAATATAAGGCCATGAGAGCCAAGTATCTCCTTTACGAAGATTATGACACTACCCCATCCGACTCATGCAATATAAGATAGTTTCCCCATTCAAGCCTACAGGCGACCAGCCACAAGCGATCGAAAGCATCGTCAACAGCATTCGTTCCGGAGCTCACAAGCAGACCCTGCTGGGTGTAACCGGATCGGGTAAGACATTCACTGTCGCCAATGTCATAAAAGAGCTTGGGCTTCCCACCCTCATTCTGAGTCACAATAAGACTCTTGCAGCACAGTTGTACGGAGAGTTCAAGACATTCTTCCCTCACAATGCTGTGGAGTACTTTGTCTCCTATTACGACTACTACCAGCCCGAAGCTTATCTCGCCTCTTCGGACATATACATCGAGAAGGACATGGCCATCAATGCAGAGATCGAAAAATTGCGACTCAAAGCAACAGCCTCACTCCTCTCCGGGCGCAACGATGTGATCATCGTCTCCTCCGTCTCTTGTATCTATGGTATGGCTAACCCTCAAGCATATAGCTCCAAGATGGTATCCATCAAGGAAGGAGATACCATCGAGAAGGATGTCCTCCTCCGCAATCTCATCGATGCCTACTACATCCACAATAAAGAGGACTTCAGACCCGGAACATTCAGGTCGAAAGGAGATACGATAGACATCTTCCCTGCTGTCGAAGGATATGACGGTATAGCTTATCGCCTCGAACTGTGGGGAGATGAGATCGAACGCATTACAAGCTTCAATCCCACAACGATGGAGGAATTTGGTAGACAGGACAAAGTAAACATATATCCTGCCAACCTGTTCGTGACGACAAAAGAGCAAATAGCCATAGCTCTTGAACAAATAGAGGCTGACTTGGAGAAACAGGTGGCATTCTTCGAGAGTATGGGCAGAAGTGCGGAGTCTGTACGTCTGTACGAACGTGTGACAAACGACATGGAGATGATACGCGAACTGGGCTACTGTTCAGGGATCGAAAACTATTCCAGATACTTCGATGGGAGAGCACCAGGCGAACGCCCCTATTGTCTCTTGGACTATTTCCCTTCGGACTTTTTGCTCGTCGTCGATGAGAGTCACGTCACTGTGCCACAGATACATGGCATGTACGGAGGTGACCGCTCACGCAAGATGAGCCTGGTGGATTACGGCTTCAGACTCCCTGCCGCGGTGGACAATAGACCCCTTAGATTTGATGAGTTCGAGTCTCTCGTGGATAAAACGATCTTTGTGAGTGCGACTCCGGCAGAGTATGAGCTCCAACAGAGTGAAGGGATCATCGTCGAGCAGATCATACGCCCCACAGGCCTTCCGGATCCTGTCATAGAGGTACGTCCGACAGCCTTCCAAATCGATGACCTACAAGAAGAGATACATCTACGCATAGAGCGCAACGAACGTGTCCTCGTGACAACGATCACAAAGAAACAAGCCGAAGAACTATCAGACTATCTCAGTGACAATGGCATACGATGCGAGTATATCCACAGCGATGTCGACACAATCCGAAGGGTCGAGATCATGGAAGGTCTCCGAGCAGGAGAATTTGATGTGCTCGTAGGGGTCAACCTCCTACGTGAAGGACTCGACCTGCCGGAGGTCTCTCTCGTAGCAATACTTGATGCTGACAAGGAGGGATTTCTACGTTCACACCGCTCGCTCACACAAACCGCAGGTCGAGCCGCTCGTAATCTCAACGGCCTGGTCATCTTCTATGCCGATGAGATCACAGAGAGTATGCGCCTCACAATAGAAGAGACAGCCAGAAGAAGGGAAAAACAACTTGCCTACAATGCCCAACATGGCATTGTTCCCAAACAGATTGTCAAAAAAAGTGCATCCATACTCGAACTTACCGGGGGATCATCGGTCAAAGGCGATCAGAAATACGATCTAAGCACAAAGAGGGGAACTATGGCAGCGGAGTCCAAACTTACTTATCACTCATCAGACACGTTGGAGGAGATGATCGAAAAGACACGTACCGCGATGCTTCAAGCTTCGAAAGAGCTCGACTTCATCTCGGCGGCTCAGTATAGAGACCGCCTTCTGGAGCTTCAAGCCCAAGCTGAGCAGCAAAACAAATCCAAATAAATCACAGACACATCTAACAAATAAATTGCGAAGAGGCATCAGATACTGTCCTAAAAAAGTGTGTAAGCCCCGTAGCTCTTAAATTTGTGGTAAGAACAAAAAAC
This is a stretch of genomic DNA from Porphyromonas cangingivalis. It encodes these proteins:
- a CDS encoding iron-containing alcohol dehydrogenase translates to MKNFIFTNPTKLIFGKDSIARITNFLPKDAIILLTYGGGSIMKNGIYDQVMEQLKGFKVVPFGGIEANPDIATLEKAIELGRKEKINFILAVGGGSVIDGSKLIAIAIPSTTPAWDIVKTGKFEGAIPFGTVLTVPATGSEMNSGAVISNRETKEKFGFYGTFPLFSVMDPTYAYTLSKHQISCGIADAFMHVCEQYLTYPDQSGVMDRMSEGILLNLIDISKSQDKLAEHDYDTFCEYMLSATIALNGFLSMGTAQDWLAHMIGHEITALTGITHGASLAMVYPSVLRVMRPHKEGKILQYAKRVWGIEGDNTDEIVTKAISKTEEFFRSLGLAANMAEGKVDQSVADEIIRRMEERGHKYGEGRIASVEEVKVILKDSLSQK
- a CDS encoding zinc-dependent metalloproteinase lipoprotein produces the protein MARTQTYPVLFRITVLALIITLFTVGCASKADSGELMIEKDLIDAIPVNGGTYRVLVRSGEVWTATASDSWFRTEKSDRGVTRTIVTIVVEPNMTTNERSGQLTFTTEAGASKAITLKQRSGDIEPDMIDYRLPVIFHILYSDQSKQEDKPSGEYIATLMEKVNKYYRPVGDPRFGELQEEDRLKLPRDASDTNRPNMGVEFVMAQSAPDGKPLPIPGINRIKVDAPEIKYQDVLYDKKGGIYQGMAWDRSKYINVFVFRFKRETQGDGNAPVGEVHGAAFLPSLVKGKNIPGFSDYDARILDELNHCIVINTVAFHKEENTQRELYNPAATLSHELGHYLGLYHTFSENEQHNALLDDCVDSDHCDDTPSYNRKAYEVKRLQYGSKDRLTPLQFDELLQRTSCAQKRYYATNIMDYDICHQDAFTADQRKRIRTALYYSPLIPGPKFFSKEELRSEGGEIVHPPVVVCGPHHNH
- a CDS encoding exo-beta-N-acetylmuramidase NamZ family protein, yielding MNIKYVLAILLLITLRTWETSAQVKVGAERIDEILIFTHGKRIGIATNHTGILNTPAQTHIIDTLLSRGVNITALFAPEHGLRGNHDAGAVIKSGKDERTDIVVHSLYGTNKRPTRQQLQTVDMMLFDMQDVGVRFYTYISTMYYIMDACAEYGVPLLILDRPNPHDTIDGAVRKDRKYRSFVSLLPIPAVHGLTLGEAAMMINGERWLPQKRKVPLYVLTVQGWKHGQPYSLPIPPSPNLKSDKAIALYPTICYLEACSWSEGRGTPFPFEQVGYPDKRCGAHSFIPTPMPGASEPKHKGKKCYGPVINSYRSGQGIDLDLLLSIAKTSKSYGITLISKPKLFDLLAGNGLLRKQINSGTSVKEIRRSWQKDIEEYKAMRAKYLLYEDYDTTPSDSCNIR
- the uvrB gene encoding excinuclease ABC subunit UvrB, with the protein product MQYKIVSPFKPTGDQPQAIESIVNSIRSGAHKQTLLGVTGSGKTFTVANVIKELGLPTLILSHNKTLAAQLYGEFKTFFPHNAVEYFVSYYDYYQPEAYLASSDIYIEKDMAINAEIEKLRLKATASLLSGRNDVIIVSSVSCIYGMANPQAYSSKMVSIKEGDTIEKDVLLRNLIDAYYIHNKEDFRPGTFRSKGDTIDIFPAVEGYDGIAYRLELWGDEIERITSFNPTTMEEFGRQDKVNIYPANLFVTTKEQIAIALEQIEADLEKQVAFFESMGRSAESVRLYERVTNDMEMIRELGYCSGIENYSRYFDGRAPGERPYCLLDYFPSDFLLVVDESHVTVPQIHGMYGGDRSRKMSLVDYGFRLPAAVDNRPLRFDEFESLVDKTIFVSATPAEYELQQSEGIIVEQIIRPTGLPDPVIEVRPTAFQIDDLQEEIHLRIERNERVLVTTITKKQAEELSDYLSDNGIRCEYIHSDVDTIRRVEIMEGLRAGEFDVLVGVNLLREGLDLPEVSLVAILDADKEGFLRSHRSLTQTAGRAARNLNGLVIFYADEITESMRLTIEETARRREKQLAYNAQHGIVPKQIVKKSASILELTGGSSVKGDQKYDLSTKRGTMAAESKLTYHSSDTLEEMIEKTRTAMLQASKELDFISAAQYRDRLLELQAQAEQQNKSK